The Hydrogenophaga crocea genome contains a region encoding:
- a CDS encoding outer membrane protein assembly factor BamE, with translation MSLVRHRLLPALALVLAVSGCSFITPYKIDILQGNVVTREQVEALKPGMAREQVRDILGSPLLTSVFHADRWDYVFTLQRRGEAPVRRRVAVFFKDGVLERHEADDLPSELEFVSSLDARRGQRGAKPPVLQATDEQLKTFAERNKPQNPPTPASAAPRPATTSFPPIDSGTGSSR, from the coding sequence ATGTCCCTCGTCCGTCATCGACTGCTTCCCGCGCTGGCCCTTGTGCTGGCCGTGTCGGGGTGCTCCTTCATCACGCCCTACAAGATCGACATCCTGCAGGGCAACGTCGTCACCCGCGAGCAGGTCGAGGCCCTCAAGCCGGGCATGGCGCGCGAGCAGGTGCGCGACATCCTCGGTTCGCCGCTGCTCACCAGCGTCTTCCACGCCGACCGCTGGGACTACGTGTTCACGCTGCAGCGCCGCGGCGAGGCGCCGGTGCGCCGCCGGGTCGCGGTGTTCTTCAAGGACGGCGTGCTCGAGCGCCACGAGGCCGACGATCTGCCCAGCGAGCTCGAATTCGTGTCCTCGCTCGACGCGCGGCGCGGCCAGCGCGGCGCCAAGCCGCCGGTGCTGCAGGCCACCGACGAGCAGCTCAAGACCTTTGCCGAGCGCAACAAGCCGCAGAACCCGCCCACGCCGGCGAGCGCAGCGCCCCGGCCGGCCACCACGAGCTTCCCGCCCATCGACAGCGGCACCGGGAGCAGCCGATGA
- the fur gene encoding ferric iron uptake transcriptional regulator, with amino-acid sequence MSTNLEELKSTGLKATLPRLKILEVFHNAQQRHMTAEDVFRVLLEDRSDIGLATVYRVLMQFEQAGLLTRSNFESGKAVYELNEGQHHDHLVCLDCGRVEEFFDAEIERRQQMVAKARGFALQEHALSLYANCTKSECPHRGAKK; translated from the coding sequence ATGTCTACCAACCTCGAAGAACTCAAGAGCACCGGCCTCAAGGCCACCCTGCCGCGGCTGAAGATCCTCGAGGTCTTCCACAACGCGCAGCAGCGCCACATGACGGCCGAAGACGTCTTCCGGGTGCTGCTCGAAGACCGCAGCGACATCGGCCTGGCCACCGTCTACCGCGTGCTCATGCAGTTCGAGCAGGCCGGCCTGCTCACGCGCAGCAATTTCGAATCGGGCAAGGCCGTCTACGAGCTCAACGAGGGCCAGCACCACGACCACCTGGTCTGCCTCGACTGCGGCCGGGTCGAGGAATTCTTCGACGCCGAGATCGAGCGGCGCCAGCAGATGGTGGCCAAGGCGCGCGGCTTTGCGCTGCAGGAACACGCGCTGTCGCTCTACGCGAATTGCACCAAGAGCGAGTGCCCGCACCGCGGCGCGAAGAAGTAA
- the hprK gene encoding HPr(Ser) kinase/phosphatase codes for MKPTVVSADVLFEDHRDSLKWQWIAGLGASERRFDEVAIRAARSGADLVGYLNYIHPYRLQVIGEREVAYLTSPSTEDNRRRVARIVTLEPPVLVVADGQPAPDELLAMCERAQIPMFATKESAAFVIDVLRAYLSRHFADRATMHGVFMDILGMGVLITGESGLGKSELGLELISRGHGLVADDAVDLYRINQTSVEGRCPELLQNLLEVRGIGLLDIKAIFGETAVRRKMRLQLIVHLVRRETMERDYERMPYEPLYQDVLGVPVRKAVIQVVAGRNIAVLVEAAVRNTILQLRGIDTYQEFVLRHRAAMSRDE; via the coding sequence TTGAAACCCACCGTCGTCAGCGCCGACGTCCTGTTCGAGGACCATCGGGATTCGCTGAAGTGGCAGTGGATCGCCGGGCTCGGCGCGTCCGAGCGGCGCTTCGACGAGGTCGCGATCCGTGCCGCGCGCTCGGGCGCCGACCTGGTCGGCTACCTCAACTACATCCATCCCTACCGGCTGCAGGTCATCGGCGAGCGCGAGGTCGCCTACCTCACGAGCCCGAGCACCGAAGACAACCGCCGCCGCGTCGCGCGCATCGTCACGCTCGAGCCGCCCGTGCTCGTGGTGGCCGATGGCCAGCCCGCCCCCGACGAGTTGCTCGCCATGTGCGAGCGCGCGCAGATCCCGATGTTCGCGACCAAGGAGTCGGCCGCGTTCGTCATCGACGTGCTGCGCGCCTACCTGTCGCGCCACTTCGCCGACCGCGCCACCATGCACGGCGTGTTCATGGACATCCTGGGCATGGGGGTGCTGATCACGGGTGAGTCTGGCCTGGGCAAGAGCGAGCTGGGCCTGGAGCTGATCTCGCGCGGCCATGGCCTGGTGGCCGACGACGCGGTGGACCTCTACCGCATCAACCAGACCAGCGTGGAGGGCCGCTGCCCCGAGCTGCTGCAGAACCTGCTCGAGGTGCGCGGCATCGGCCTGCTCGACATCAAGGCGATCTTTGGCGAGACCGCGGTGCGCCGCAAGATGCGGTTGCAGCTCATCGTGCACCTGGTGCGCCGCGAGACCATGGAGCGCGACTACGAGCGCATGCCCTACGAGCCGCTGTACCAGGACGTGCTCGGCGTGCCGGTGCGCAAGGCGGTGATCCAGGTGGTGGCCGGCCGCAACATCGCGGTGCTGGTGGAGGCCGCGGTGCGCAACACCATCCTGCAGCTGCGCGGCATCGACACCTACCAGGAATTCGTGCTGCGCCACCGCGCGGCCATGTCGCGCGACGAATGA
- a CDS encoding PTS sugar transporter subunit IIA, with protein MNRLSAILPAAQVLVSVDATSKKRAFEEAGLLFETLHGLNRALITDSLFARERLGSTGLGHGVAIPHGRIKGLKQPLAAVFQLANPIGFDAPDEQPVQLMIFLLVPEAATQKHLEILSEIAELLSDSVLREQMKGSADAAALHGLIAHWQSAHAAA; from the coding sequence ATGAACCGTCTTTCTGCCATCCTGCCTGCCGCACAAGTGCTCGTGAGCGTCGATGCCACGAGCAAGAAGCGCGCCTTCGAGGAAGCGGGCCTGCTGTTCGAAACGCTGCATGGCCTCAACCGCGCCTTGATCACCGACAGCCTGTTCGCGCGCGAGCGGCTCGGCTCCACCGGCCTGGGCCACGGCGTGGCCATCCCGCACGGTCGCATCAAGGGCCTCAAGCAGCCGCTGGCCGCGGTGTTCCAGCTCGCCAACCCCATCGGCTTCGACGCGCCCGACGAGCAGCCGGTGCAGCTCATGATCTTCCTGCTGGTGCCCGAGGCGGCCACGCAGAAGCACCTCGAGATCCTCTCCGAGATCGCGGAACTGCTCAGCGACAGCGTGCTGCGCGAGCAGATGAAGGGCTCGGCCGACGCCGCCGCGCTGCACGGCCTGATCGCCCACTGGCAATCGGCCCACGCGGCCGCCTGA
- the hpf gene encoding ribosome hibernation-promoting factor, HPF/YfiA family, producing MNLTISGHHLEVTDALRGYVTSKLERISRHFDQVVDIKVLLTVDNLKEKDLRQRAECNIHVKGRDLFAESADADLYAAVDDLADKLDRQVLRYKTKTKEHHHDALKRLA from the coding sequence ATGAATCTGACGATCAGCGGTCACCACCTCGAGGTCACGGACGCCCTGCGCGGTTACGTCACGAGCAAGCTCGAACGCATCTCCCGGCACTTCGACCAGGTGGTGGACATCAAGGTCCTGCTCACCGTGGACAACCTCAAGGAGAAAGACCTGCGCCAGCGCGCGGAGTGCAACATCCACGTCAAAGGCCGCGACCTGTTCGCTGAGAGCGCCGACGCCGACCTGTACGCAGCGGTCGACGACCTCGCCGACAAGCTCGACCGGCAGGTGCTGCGCTACAAGACCAAGACCAAGGAACACCACCACGACGCGCTCAAACGCCTGGCGTGA
- a CDS encoding hybrid sensor histidine kinase/response regulator, translated as MDGPGDLQVRQRREQIRLLARNVPALVFGSLMLGTGATVLLWANQQPHAQVAGWAIALLALSAWRLWMARRFWRRTAAGDPPERWGPSFALTSAVAGLCWGLLAWLFFTPDNPLNIAVISIMITAILSSATQSLGPYFPAYVAFAVPCAVPFATRCLSSGNTALVTLGLLATGFLGMSLVFSRRIARAIAEALQLRFENESLIGQLTAEKERAESASVAKTRFLATASHDLRQPIHAMSLFVPALQALSERAEISPRTVGSIAERMQGALDTMAQLLSRLLDISRLDAGALQPRPQAVSLGPVLRRVSDEVAQQARTKGLRLRVRGGHLAVRADPAVLHTILSNLAGNAVRYTERGGVLLAARRRGDRVSIEIWDSGVGIEAHDLPRVTEEFFQAGNVKRDASQSRGFGLGLAIVKRSADLLGGQLVLRSRPGRGSVFSIALPRADNPEAGPEGSSPPLPPCTTRTVLVVDDDEHILMAMALLLRGWGHEALTATSREDALTVLGAAPRRPDIALIDMHLRGGQNGVDVIAALHERLGAPGLHTAIVTGDTSPEVLATIRAVGVTGLHKPVDPDTLRRFIDNAPTPP; from the coding sequence ATGGACGGCCCCGGTGACCTGCAGGTGCGGCAGCGGCGCGAACAGATCCGCCTGCTGGCGCGCAACGTGCCGGCACTGGTGTTCGGTTCGCTGATGCTGGGGACGGGCGCGACCGTGCTGCTCTGGGCCAACCAGCAACCCCACGCTCAGGTGGCGGGGTGGGCCATCGCCCTGCTCGCGCTCAGCGCGTGGCGCCTCTGGATGGCCCGGCGCTTCTGGCGCCGCACCGCGGCCGGCGATCCGCCCGAGCGCTGGGGCCCGTCCTTCGCCCTGACCTCGGCCGTGGCCGGCCTGTGCTGGGGTTTGCTGGCCTGGCTGTTCTTCACGCCCGACAACCCGCTGAACATCGCGGTGATCTCGATCATGATCACCGCCATCCTCTCCAGCGCCACCCAATCGCTGGGGCCGTACTTCCCGGCCTACGTGGCCTTCGCGGTGCCCTGCGCCGTGCCGTTCGCCACACGCTGCCTGAGCTCGGGCAACACGGCGCTGGTCACCCTGGGGCTGCTGGCGACCGGTTTCCTGGGCATGTCGCTGGTGTTCTCGCGCCGCATCGCCCGCGCCATCGCCGAGGCCTTGCAGCTGCGCTTCGAGAACGAATCGCTGATCGGCCAGCTCACCGCCGAGAAGGAACGCGCCGAAAGCGCCAGCGTGGCCAAGACGCGCTTCCTCGCGACCGCCAGCCACGACCTGCGCCAGCCCATCCACGCCATGAGCCTGTTCGTGCCGGCGCTGCAGGCGCTCTCGGAACGCGCCGAGATCAGCCCGCGCACCGTGGGCAGCATCGCCGAGCGCATGCAGGGCGCGCTCGACACCATGGCCCAGTTGCTCAGCCGGCTGCTCGACATCTCGCGACTGGACGCGGGCGCGCTGCAGCCGCGGCCGCAGGCCGTGTCGCTGGGGCCCGTGCTGCGCCGCGTGAGCGACGAAGTGGCCCAGCAGGCGCGCACCAAGGGCCTGCGCCTGCGGGTGCGCGGCGGCCACCTCGCGGTGCGCGCCGATCCCGCGGTGCTGCACACCATCCTCAGCAACCTCGCGGGCAATGCGGTGCGATACACCGAGCGCGGCGGCGTGCTGCTGGCCGCGCGCCGCCGCGGCGACCGCGTGAGCATCGAGATCTGGGACAGCGGCGTGGGCATCGAGGCGCACGACCTGCCGCGCGTGACGGAAGAGTTCTTCCAGGCCGGCAACGTCAAGCGCGACGCCAGCCAGTCGCGCGGCTTCGGGCTGGGGCTGGCCATCGTCAAGCGCTCGGCCGACCTGCTCGGCGGGCAACTGGTGCTGCGCTCGCGCCCGGGGCGCGGTTCGGTGTTCTCCATCGCGCTGCCGCGCGCCGACAACCCCGAAGCCGGCCCCGAAGGCAGTTCCCCGCCCTTGCCGCCCTGCACCACGCGCACGGTGCTCGTGGTCGACGACGACGAGCACATCCTCATGGCCATGGCCCTGCTGCTGCGCGGCTGGGGGCACGAAGCGCTCACCGCCACCAGCCGCGAGGACGCGCTGACCGTGCTCGGCGCCGCGCCGCGGCGGCCGGACATCGCGCTCATCGACATGCACCTGCGCGGCGGCCAGAACGGCGTCGACGTGATCGCCGCGCTGCACGAGCGCCTGGGTGCCCCGGGTCTGCACACCGCGATCGTCACGGGCGACACCAGCCCCGAGGTGCTGGCCACCATCCGCGCGGTCGGCGTCACCGGGCTGCACAAGCCGGTCGATCCCGACACCCTGCGCCGCTTCATCGACAACGCCCCAACGCCCCCCTGA
- a CDS encoding patatin-like phospholipase family protein produces the protein MSLDTVLTHNTVLAPQAAVRPDGCALVLMGGGARTAYQAGVLKALAAMLPAGHTAFPFHWLFGTSAGALNASYLASQAGNGAAALPRLAEFWHRLRSHQVYRLEAPSWVRASRVLAGWTLSRQVRRHRALLDTLPLVDTLHRAIDLRGLETALELGALDALGVTASSYTTGEHWTFCQTRADCELRPWHRPGRRADFQPITIEHLMASSAIPFLFPAVPLWVNGRREHFGDGSMRQLSPLSPAIHFGARRVLVLGVGQPQRAGLAPGNADEPTAGTIAGHAMASVFHDTLQADVEQTQRVSQTLARLPPALAGMLPYRPVDVLALQPSVSLDELAMKHVHELPTPTRHTLSGLGALDTRRGASASAAALASYLLFEPGFVQALIALGEHDAWRKEAELRAFLAPAVTDAARGAMP, from the coding sequence ATGTCGCTCGACACCGTGCTCACCCACAACACCGTGCTGGCGCCGCAGGCCGCGGTGCGGCCCGACGGCTGCGCGCTGGTGCTCATGGGTGGCGGCGCGCGCACCGCGTACCAGGCTGGCGTGCTCAAGGCGCTGGCGGCCATGCTGCCAGCCGGCCACACGGCTTTCCCCTTCCATTGGCTGTTCGGCACCTCGGCGGGCGCGCTCAACGCCAGCTACCTGGCCAGCCAGGCCGGCAACGGCGCGGCCGCGCTGCCGCGGCTGGCCGAGTTCTGGCACCGGCTGCGCTCGCACCAGGTCTATCGCCTCGAAGCGCCGAGCTGGGTGCGCGCCAGCCGCGTGCTCGCGGGCTGGACACTGTCGCGCCAGGTGCGGCGCCACCGCGCGCTGCTCGACACGCTGCCGCTGGTGGACACGCTGCACCGCGCGATCGACCTGCGCGGGCTCGAGACCGCACTGGAGCTCGGCGCGCTCGATGCCCTGGGCGTGACCGCTTCGAGCTACACCACGGGCGAGCACTGGACCTTCTGCCAGACCCGCGCCGACTGCGAGCTGCGGCCCTGGCACCGGCCGGGCCGGCGTGCCGACTTCCAGCCCATCACCATCGAGCACCTGATGGCGTCGAGCGCCATTCCCTTTCTGTTCCCCGCGGTGCCGCTGTGGGTCAACGGCCGCCGCGAGCACTTCGGCGACGGCTCCATGCGCCAGCTCTCGCCGCTGTCGCCGGCGATCCATTTCGGCGCCCGCCGCGTGCTGGTGCTGGGCGTGGGCCAGCCGCAGCGCGCGGGCCTGGCGCCGGGCAACGCTGACGAGCCCACGGCCGGCACCATCGCGGGCCACGCCATGGCCAGCGTGTTCCACGACACCCTGCAGGCCGACGTGGAGCAGACCCAGCGCGTGAGCCAGACGCTCGCGCGGCTGCCGCCCGCGCTCGCAGGCATGCTGCCCTACCGCCCGGTGGACGTGCTGGCCCTGCAGCCCAGCGTCTCGCTCGACGAACTCGCCATGAAGCACGTGCACGAACTGCCCACCCCGACGCGCCACACGCTCAGCGGCCTGGGAGCGCTCGACACCCGCCGTGGCGCCAGTGCGAGCGCCGCGGCCCTGGCGAGCTACCTGCTGTTCGAGCCTGGTTTCGTGCAGGCGCTGATCGCCCTGGGCGAGCACGACGCCTGGCGCAAAGAGGCCGAATTGCGGGCCTTTCTCGCGCCGGCTGTCACAGACGCTGCACGGGGTGCGATGCCATAA
- the corA gene encoding magnesium/cobalt transporter CorA → MLNVFTLANGRLFQEEIESLEELAKFKPIWVDLESPTPEERRWVKQHFGLSIPEDAMDEDIEESARFFEEDNGELHVRSDFLIDDDEDPRAIRVAFILNEHNDSLKSRGVLFSIHDEDVPVFRLLRMRARRMPGLIDDAKDVLLMLFDADAEYCADTLEDIYDDLEAVSAKVLSAEASDSALGEALSAIARHEDMSGRIRRNVMDTRRAVSFMMRSRLLSAEQFEDARQILRDLDSLDGHTAFLFDKINFLMDATVGFININQNKIIKIFSVASVSLLPPTLVASSYGMNFQFMPELGWTFGYPFAIVLMIVSAVVPMVYFWKRGWLR, encoded by the coding sequence ATGCTCAACGTCTTCACCCTGGCCAACGGCCGCCTGTTCCAGGAAGAAATCGAGTCCCTGGAAGAACTCGCGAAATTCAAGCCCATCTGGGTCGACCTCGAATCGCCCACGCCCGAAGAGCGGCGCTGGGTCAAGCAGCACTTCGGGCTGTCCATCCCCGAAGACGCGATGGACGAGGACATCGAGGAATCGGCGCGCTTCTTCGAGGAAGACAACGGCGAGCTGCACGTGCGCAGCGACTTCCTCATCGACGACGACGAAGACCCGCGCGCCATCCGCGTGGCCTTCATCCTCAACGAGCACAACGACTCGCTCAAGAGCCGCGGCGTGCTGTTCTCGATCCACGACGAAGACGTGCCCGTGTTCCGGCTGCTGCGCATGCGCGCGCGCCGCATGCCCGGCCTGATCGACGACGCCAAGGACGTGCTGCTGATGCTGTTCGACGCCGACGCCGAGTACTGCGCCGACACGCTCGAAGACATCTACGACGACCTCGAGGCCGTGAGCGCCAAGGTGCTGTCGGCCGAGGCCAGCGACTCGGCGCTCGGCGAAGCGCTGTCGGCGATCGCGCGCCACGAGGACATGTCGGGCCGCATCCGCCGCAACGTGATGGACACGCGCCGCGCGGTGAGCTTCATGATGCGCAGCCGCCTGCTCAGCGCCGAGCAGTTCGAAGACGCGCGCCAGATCCTGCGCGACCTCGACTCGCTCGACGGCCACACCGCGTTCTTGTTCGACAAGATCAACTTCCTGATGGACGCGACCGTCGGCTTCATCAACATCAACCAGAACAAGATCATCAAGATCTTCTCGGTGGCCAGCGTCTCGCTGCTGCCGCCCACGCTGGTGGCGAGCAGCTACGGCATGAACTTCCAGTTCATGCCCGAATTGGGCTGGACCTTCGGCTATCCGTTCGCGATCGTGCTGATGATCGTGTCGGCGGTGGTGCCGATGGTCTACTTCTGGAAGCGCGGCTGGTTGAGGTAA
- a CDS encoding 5'-methylthioadenosine/adenosylhomocysteine nucleosidase has product MTLALISALPEELQAVLDLLPDEQRTTLAGRAFWQGHLHGQAVVAVLSGIGKVAAATTTALLIERFQASRVVMTGVAGGLGAGVKVGDVVVARALLQHDMDASPIFPRHEVPGYGRSRFATDAVLGDALVRACEASLRDPRAMPGAEAVAAFGLTAPRVHQGLIVSGDRFVSRTSESQALQAELPDALAVDMESAAVAQVCADFGVPVAVVRTISDRADDAAHVDFPRFLTQVASRYSAAIVAALLGGGGGAGEKHRGTGFAGPPVLPPLRG; this is encoded by the coding sequence ATGACGCTCGCCCTGATCAGCGCCCTGCCCGAGGAGCTGCAGGCCGTGCTCGACCTGCTGCCCGACGAGCAGCGCACCACCCTCGCGGGCCGAGCCTTCTGGCAGGGTCACCTGCACGGCCAGGCCGTGGTCGCGGTGCTCTCGGGCATCGGCAAGGTGGCGGCGGCCACCACCACGGCCTTGCTGATCGAGCGCTTTCAGGCCAGCCGCGTCGTGATGACGGGCGTGGCCGGTGGCCTGGGCGCGGGCGTGAAGGTGGGCGACGTGGTGGTGGCGCGCGCGCTGCTGCAGCACGACATGGACGCCTCGCCGATCTTTCCGCGCCACGAGGTGCCCGGTTACGGCCGCTCGCGCTTCGCCACCGACGCGGTGCTCGGCGATGCGCTGGTGCGCGCCTGCGAGGCCAGCCTGCGCGATCCGCGTGCCATGCCCGGCGCCGAGGCCGTGGCCGCCTTCGGCCTGACCGCGCCCCGTGTGCACCAGGGCCTGATCGTGAGCGGCGACCGCTTCGTTTCGCGCACGAGCGAAAGCCAGGCCTTGCAGGCCGAGCTGCCTGACGCGCTCGCGGTCGACATGGAAAGCGCGGCCGTGGCCCAGGTGTGCGCCGATTTCGGCGTGCCGGTGGCGGTGGTGCGCACCATCTCCGACCGCGCCGACGACGCGGCCCACGTGGACTTTCCGCGCTTTCTCACGCAGGTCGCGAGCCGCTACAGCGCGGCCATCGTCGCGGCTTTGTTGGGGGGTGGAGGGGGAGCTGGCGAGAAACACCGCGGAACCGGCTTTGCCGGGCCGCCGGTGTTGCCCCCTTTGAGGGGGTGA
- a CDS encoding long-chain-fatty-acid--CoA ligase — MLTATDQRPWLSAYPEGVPADIDTSPYPSLVHLMEESFRRHASRTAYSFMGKEISYAQTDSQSQAFAAYLQSLGLVKGDRVAIMMPNVPQYPVAVAGILRAGLVVVNVNPLYTARELEHQLKDSGAKAIVIIENFAHTLQQCIAQTPVKHVVLAAMGDQLGLLKGMLVNHVVRNVKKMVPAFSLPQAVRFNDALSRGARATLRKPELRPDDMAVLQYTGGTTGVSKGAVLLHSNIIANVLQSEAWNDPVMKTLPPGEQPTAVCALPLYHIFAFTVNMMLSLRVGGKTILIPNPRDLPAVLKELSKHRFHSFPAVNTLFNGLANHPDFNTVDWSHLRVSVGGGMAVQGAVAKLWLDKTGCPICEGYGLSETSPSASCNPTTSKSFSGTIGVPLPGTRMKCLDEEGREVPVGERGEIAIHGPQVMAGYWQRPDETAKVMTADGYFKTGDIGVMDERGYFKVVDRKKDMVLVSGFNVYPNEVEDVVAQLPGVLECAVVGVPDDKTGEAVKLVIVKKDPALSEAQVRDFCRANLTGYKQPRVIEFRTELPKTPVGKILRRELRDK, encoded by the coding sequence ATGCTGACCGCGACCGACCAACGCCCGTGGCTGTCCGCCTACCCCGAAGGCGTGCCCGCCGACATCGACACCAGCCCGTACCCGTCGCTGGTGCACCTGATGGAGGAGAGCTTTCGCCGCCACGCCAGCCGCACCGCGTACAGCTTCATGGGCAAGGAGATCAGCTACGCGCAGACCGACAGCCAGTCGCAGGCCTTCGCCGCGTACCTGCAGTCGCTGGGCCTGGTCAAGGGCGATCGCGTCGCGATCATGATGCCCAACGTGCCGCAGTACCCGGTCGCGGTGGCGGGCATCCTGCGCGCGGGCCTGGTGGTGGTCAACGTCAACCCGCTCTACACCGCGCGCGAGCTCGAGCACCAGCTCAAGGACTCGGGCGCCAAGGCCATCGTCATCATCGAGAACTTCGCGCACACGCTGCAGCAGTGCATCGCGCAGACGCCGGTCAAGCACGTGGTGCTGGCGGCCATGGGCGACCAGCTCGGCCTGCTCAAGGGCATGCTGGTGAACCACGTGGTGCGCAACGTGAAGAAGATGGTGCCGGCCTTCAGCCTGCCGCAGGCCGTGCGCTTCAACGACGCACTGTCGCGCGGCGCACGCGCCACGCTGCGCAAGCCCGAGTTGCGGCCCGACGACATGGCGGTGCTGCAGTACACCGGCGGCACGACGGGTGTGAGCAAGGGCGCGGTGCTCCTGCACAGCAACATCATCGCCAACGTGCTCCAGTCCGAGGCCTGGAACGACCCGGTGATGAAGACCCTGCCGCCGGGCGAACAGCCCACGGCCGTGTGCGCCCTGCCGCTGTACCACATCTTCGCCTTCACGGTGAACATGATGTTGAGCCTGCGCGTGGGCGGCAAGACCATCCTGATCCCCAACCCGCGCGACCTGCCCGCGGTGCTCAAGGAGCTGAGCAAGCACCGCTTCCACAGCTTCCCCGCGGTCAACACGCTGTTCAACGGCCTGGCCAACCACCCCGACTTCAACACCGTGGACTGGAGCCACCTGCGGGTGTCCGTGGGCGGTGGCATGGCGGTGCAGGGCGCGGTGGCCAAGCTCTGGCTCGACAAGACCGGCTGCCCGATCTGCGAGGGCTACGGCCTGTCGGAGACCAGCCCCTCGGCGAGCTGCAACCCCACCACCAGCAAGAGCTTCAGTGGCACCATCGGCGTGCCGCTGCCGGGCACCCGCATGAAGTGCCTCGACGAAGAGGGACGGGAAGTGCCGGTGGGCGAGCGCGGCGAGATCGCGATCCACGGCCCGCAGGTGATGGCGGGCTACTGGCAGCGCCCCGACGAAACCGCCAAGGTCATGACGGCCGACGGCTACTTCAAGACCGGCGACATCGGCGTGATGGACGAGCGTGGCTACTTCAAGGTCGTCGACCGCAAGAAGGACATGGTGCTCGTGAGCGGCTTCAACGTGTACCCGAACGAGGTCGAGGACGTGGTGGCGCAACTGCCCGGGGTGCTCGAATGCGCCGTGGTCGGCGTGCCCGACGACAAGACCGGCGAAGCGGTGAAGCTGGTCATTGTCAAGAAGGACCCGGCCCTCAGCGAGGCCCAGGTGCGCGATTTCTGCCGCGCCAACCTGACGGGCTACAAGCAGCCGCGCGTGATCGAGTTCCGCACCGAGCTGCCCAAGACGCCCGTGGGCAAGATCCTGCGCCGCGAACTCCGCGACAAGTGA
- a CDS encoding FkbM family methyltransferase — translation MKPRKTFGQRLEKVWEDPRALGVKLLQGAIDHLRGYSYDFDRNGERRLLERMGTLGARTVFDVGANVGDWTLAAAQLMPEAHIHSFELSPRTWRTLSQRVSGPRFTVNNCGMGDRDGSIAFKDYGENSTVNTILSNATYHDAQQTAVVSEAQIVTGDRYCEQHGIASIDLLKIDVEGADHLVLAGFERMLGARAVRVVQFEYGYTHGDAKFLMRDFHELFARHGYAVGRLERRGVAFGPWHYKMNDFRSGPNYVAVRNDDTAALQALTRFDQRSKQC, via the coding sequence GTGAAGCCGCGCAAGACCTTCGGGCAGCGTCTCGAGAAGGTCTGGGAAGATCCGCGTGCCCTGGGTGTGAAGCTGCTGCAGGGGGCGATCGACCACCTGCGCGGCTACTCCTACGACTTCGACCGCAACGGCGAACGGCGCCTGCTTGAACGCATGGGCACGCTGGGCGCGCGCACCGTGTTCGACGTGGGGGCCAACGTCGGCGACTGGACGCTCGCGGCCGCGCAGCTCATGCCCGAGGCGCACATCCACAGCTTCGAGCTTTCGCCACGCACCTGGCGCACGCTGAGCCAGCGCGTGAGCGGCCCGCGCTTCACCGTCAACAACTGCGGCATGGGCGACCGCGACGGCAGCATCGCCTTCAAGGACTACGGCGAGAACTCCACCGTCAACACCATTCTGTCCAACGCCACCTACCACGACGCGCAGCAGACCGCCGTGGTTTCCGAGGCGCAGATCGTCACCGGTGACCGCTATTGCGAGCAGCACGGCATCGCGTCCATCGACCTGCTCAAGATCGATGTGGAAGGGGCGGACCACCTGGTGCTCGCGGGCTTCGAGCGCATGCTCGGTGCCCGCGCGGTGCGCGTGGTGCAGTTCGAGTACGGCTACACGCACGGCGATGCCAAGTTCCTGATGCGCGACTTCCACGAGCTGTTCGCGCGCCATGGTTACGCGGTGGGCCGGCTCGAGCGCCGCGGCGTCGCTTTCGGGCCGTGGCACTACAAGATGAACGATTTCCGGTCGGGCCCGAACTACGTGGCGGTGCGCAACGACGACACGGCCGCACTGCAGGCGCTGACCCGTTTCGACCAGAGGAGCAAGCAATGCTGA